Proteins from a single region of Methanotorris igneus Kol 5:
- the moaA gene encoding GTP 3',8-cyclase MoaA, which yields MKDKFGREIRSLRISVTQKCNLKCFYCHKEGRKENTNRSMLPEEIGKIVKTSLDFGVKKIKISGGEPLLRKDITEILKNIRDKRIKDTSMTTNGILLEEYAEKLKDNGLDRVNVSLDTLNNELYKKITKYGDVEKVKRGIEKAIDVGLTPLKINYLAMDINIDHLKDIMEYCREIGAILQIIEFIPTNKNLNKHHVDITPIENKIKEKADKIITRKFMQNRKKYVLDGLEIEFVRPMDNTEFCSHCTRIRLTHDGFLKPCLLRDDNLVDVLTPLRKGEDIRRCFVECINRREPYFKGKDAK from the coding sequence ATGAAGGACAAATTCGGGAGAGAAATTAGGTCTTTAAGAATATCCGTTACACAAAAATGCAATTTAAAATGTTTTTATTGCCATAAAGAGGGACGTAAAGAGAATACTAATAGATCTATGCTCCCCGAAGAGATTGGAAAAATTGTTAAGACATCTTTAGATTTTGGTGTGAAAAAAATAAAAATATCTGGTGGGGAGCCGTTATTGAGAAAAGATATAACTGAGATATTAAAAAACATCAGAGATAAAAGAATAAAAGACACCTCCATGACAACAAATGGCATTCTTTTGGAAGAATATGCTGAAAAACTGAAAGATAATGGATTAGATAGGGTTAATGTAAGTTTGGACACTCTTAACAACGAGTTATACAAAAAAATTACAAAATATGGGGATGTAGAAAAGGTTAAGAGGGGAATTGAGAAGGCAATTGACGTTGGATTGACGCCTTTAAAGATAAATTATTTAGCGATGGACATAAACATCGACCATTTAAAAGATATTATGGAATACTGTAGGGAGATCGGTGCAATACTTCAGATAATTGAATTCATTCCAACAAATAAAAATTTAAATAAACATCATGTGGATATAACCCCAATAGAAAATAAAATTAAAGAAAAAGCAGACAAGATCATCACAAGAAAATTCATGCAAAACAGAAAAAAATATGTCCTCGATGGGTTGGAAATTGAATTTGTTAGGCCCATGGATAATACAGAATTCTGTAGCCACTGCACAAGGATAAGATTGACACATGATGGATTTTTAAAACCCTGCTTGCTGAGAGATGATAATTTAGTTGATGTTTTAACTCCTTTAAGGAAGGGAGAAGACATAAGAAGGTGTTTTGTTGAATGTATAAATAGAAGAGAGCCGTATTTTAAGGGTAAAGATGCCAAATAA
- a CDS encoding peptidylprolyl isomerase — MVEKGTLVKITYDGYVNGKLFDTTNEELAKKEGIYNPRMIYGPVTIAAGEGMVLPGLDEALLEMEVGEERELVLPPEKAFGKRDPSKVRVVPMKEFQRFNIRPIVGMPVNIDGNVGKVVSINSGRVLVDFNHELAGKEVKYRLKLEAVIEEPEEIVKELVKMYMPSINTDDLKIKMTKKTVTINLPEVCSFMNNIQTIKMAIANEIIKRLDVDKVSFVETFVKKKQDKEENENKE, encoded by the coding sequence ATGGTAGAAAAAGGAACATTGGTAAAAATAACATACGATGGATACGTTAATGGAAAACTCTTCGACACAACAAATGAAGAATTGGCTAAAAAAGAAGGAATTTACAACCCAAGAATGATTTACGGTCCTGTCACAATTGCTGCTGGAGAGGGTATGGTATTGCCAGGATTAGATGAGGCGTTATTGGAAATGGAAGTTGGTGAAGAAAGAGAACTTGTTCTACCTCCAGAGAAGGCATTTGGTAAAAGAGACCCTTCAAAAGTTAGAGTAGTTCCAATGAAAGAGTTCCAAAGATTCAACATAAGGCCTATTGTAGGAATGCCAGTTAATATTGATGGAAATGTTGGAAAAGTTGTTAGTATTAACAGTGGGAGGGTTTTAGTTGATTTCAATCATGAACTTGCCGGAAAAGAGGTCAAATATAGATTAAAATTGGAGGCAGTTATCGAAGAACCAGAAGAAATTGTTAAAGAACTCGTAAAAATGTACATGCCTTCAATAAATACAGACGACTTAAAGATAAAAATGACCAAAAAGACCGTTACAATCAACCTTCCAGAGGTTTGCTCATTCATGAATAACATCCAAACTATAAAAATGGCAATAGCAAATGAAATTATAAAAAGATTAGATGTTGATAAAGTTTCATTTGTTGAGACATTTGTAAAGAAAAAACAAGACAAAGAGGAAAATGAAAACAAAGAATAA
- a CDS encoding 2,3-bisphosphoglycerate-independent phosphoglycerate mutase: MKAVIFVIDGLGDRPNKEGNTPLKEANTPTMDKIAKEGICGIMNAIDIGVRPGSDTSHLAILGYDPYEVYTGRGPFEACGVGIEVKPGDVAFRCNFATVDENFVVLDRRAGRIRETEALAKELDGLEIDGVKVIFKQSGGYRAALVLRGEGLSDKVTDADPKKEGRKVKTVEPLDDSEEAKRTAEILNKLLKIAYEKLNNHPINEERRKKGLPVANIILPRGAGKVPYIQKFEEKYGLKGACIAGTGLIKGIGKMVGLDLIEVEGANGTPETNFMGKARALVEALEKYDFVLINVKGADEAGHDGDYETKKKVIEKIDEMLKYIIEHIDKDDVYLVLTGDHSTPIEEKDHSADPIPIVIWGRSVRTDDVERFDEFSTYKGGLGWIKGKHIMPILMDLMGLAKKYGA, encoded by the coding sequence ATGAAGGCAGTTATTTTTGTTATTGATGGGTTAGGAGATAGGCCAAATAAAGAAGGTAACACCCCCTTAAAAGAAGCAAATACACCAACAATGGACAAAATTGCAAAGGAAGGAATTTGCGGAATTATGAATGCTATTGATATCGGTGTTAGACCAGGAAGTGATACATCACACCTTGCAATTCTTGGATATGATCCTTATGAAGTATATACTGGAAGAGGTCCTTTTGAGGCATGCGGTGTTGGTATTGAGGTTAAACCAGGAGATGTGGCATTTAGATGCAACTTTGCTACTGTCGATGAAAATTTTGTTGTTTTAGATAGGAGAGCAGGAAGGATTAGAGAAACAGAAGCATTAGCCAAAGAGTTAGATGGTTTGGAAATTGATGGAGTTAAAGTCATATTTAAGCAATCTGGTGGTTATAGGGCAGCGTTGGTTTTGAGAGGAGAGGGGTTGAGCGATAAAGTTACTGATGCAGACCCTAAAAAAGAGGGTAGAAAAGTTAAGACAGTTGAGCCATTGGATGATTCAGAAGAGGCAAAGAGAACAGCAGAGATATTGAACAAATTGTTAAAAATTGCCTATGAAAAATTAAACAACCATCCAATAAATGAAGAAAGAAGAAAGAAGGGATTACCAGTTGCAAATATTATCTTGCCAAGGGGTGCAGGAAAGGTTCCTTATATACAAAAATTTGAGGAAAAATACGGCTTAAAAGGAGCTTGTATTGCTGGAACTGGATTAATAAAAGGTATTGGTAAAATGGTTGGTTTGGATCTTATTGAAGTAGAAGGGGCAAATGGAACGCCAGAAACAAACTTTATGGGCAAAGCGAGGGCATTAGTTGAAGCATTGGAGAAGTATGACTTTGTTTTAATTAATGTTAAGGGTGCAGATGAGGCAGGGCATGATGGGGACTATGAGACAAAGAAAAAGGTTATTGAAAAGATTGATGAAATGTTAAAATACATTATTGAGCATATAGATAAAGATGATGTTTACCTTGTGTTAACCGGGGATCACTCAACACCAATAGAGGAAAAAGACCACTCAGCAGACCCAATACCAATAGTTATTTGGGGTAGGAGTGTTAGAACAGATGACGTTGAGAGATTTGATGAATTTAGCACATACAAAGGAGGCTTAGGTTGGATTAAAGGTAAACATATAATGCCTATATTGATGGATTTGATGGGCTTAGCTAAAAAATATGGTGCATAA
- a CDS encoding class I SAM-dependent rRNA methyltransferase → MDYPKIYVNFAAYSSIEKGNLIVRKHGILNIRDFEKLDVGEIVDVYSKKGRFLGRGFKNPHEIRIVTLKKEKIDENYVRNKIIEADKYRKFLGFKDAYRMVYTQSDWLNGLVIDKYNDIATVQIFNYGFELMKDTIVETLLDLGIDSIYEKSTGRNRRRAGLKEQEGLLCGEKTETIIKEGNAKFKVTFGGQKTGFFLDQRDNRLELEKFIKEGDRVLDVCCYTGGFSVHAALKGAEVVGIDLSKKAVELAKENMQLNGIDDSKYEFRVGNAFEIMEEMIEDGEEFDVVILDPPAFAQSKKDVKNAVRGYHLLNRYGAKLAKRLLVTCSCSHPIEPMEFKAIVIDAALKANKWIRQIGPYRTQPADHPITSKGTEYLKCLFFKVDGF, encoded by the coding sequence ATGGATTATCCAAAAATATATGTTAATTTTGCGGCATATAGTTCAATAGAAAAAGGAAATTTAATCGTTAGGAAGCATGGGATTTTAAACATTAGAGATTTTGAAAAACTTGATGTTGGGGAAATTGTTGATGTATACTCAAAAAAAGGAAGGTTTTTGGGTAGGGGGTTTAAAAACCCACACGAAATAAGGATAGTAACCCTAAAAAAGGAGAAAATTGATGAGAACTACGTTAGAAACAAAATTATTGAGGCAGATAAATATAGAAAGTTTTTAGGGTTTAAAGATGCTTATAGAATGGTTTATACTCAATCAGATTGGCTAAATGGGCTTGTTATTGATAAATACAATGATATAGCAACTGTCCAAATATTCAACTATGGGTTTGAATTGATGAAAGATACTATAGTGGAAACGCTTTTGGACTTGGGAATTGATAGCATATATGAAAAAAGTACAGGTAGAAATAGGAGAAGGGCAGGTTTAAAAGAACAAGAAGGGTTATTGTGTGGAGAAAAAACAGAAACAATAATAAAAGAAGGAAATGCAAAATTTAAAGTTACATTTGGAGGGCAAAAGACGGGTTTTTTCTTAGATCAGAGAGATAACAGGTTAGAACTTGAAAAATTTATAAAAGAGGGGGATAGAGTTTTAGATGTCTGCTGTTATACTGGGGGCTTTTCAGTCCATGCGGCATTAAAAGGGGCTGAAGTTGTTGGAATAGACCTCTCAAAAAAAGCCGTAGAATTGGCAAAGGAAAATATGCAGTTGAATGGTATTGATGATAGTAAATATGAGTTTAGAGTAGGAAATGCATTTGAGATTATGGAGGAAATGATTGAGGATGGGGAAGAGTTTGATGTCGTTATCCTCGACCCACCAGCATTTGCCCAATCAAAAAAGGACGTGAAAAATGCAGTTAGGGGCTATCATTTGTTAAATAGATACGGTGCAAAACTTGCAAAGAGATTGCTTGTTACGTGTTCATGTTCCCATCCAATTGAGCCCATGGAATTTAAAGCAATAGTTATCGATGCGGCATTAAAAGCAAATAAATGGATTAGACAGATAGGGCCTTACAGAACACAACCAGCAGACCATCCAATAACCTCAAAGGGAACCGAATATCTAAAATGTCTATTCTTTAAAGTGGATGGATTCTAA
- the twy1 gene encoding 4-demethylwyosine synthase TYW1, with protein MEEIYQILRKQRYQIKNHTAVKLCGWVRKCLLENKRCYKSKFYGIETHRCIQCTPAVVWCQQNCIFCWRVLPSDINMQGSLKEPKWDEPEVVFEQILKMHRTMIMGYKGVIDRVGEEKFEEALNPRHVAISLSGEPTLYPYLDELIKIFHKNGFSTFVVSNGILTDVIEKIEPTQLYVSLDAYDVESYKRICRGKEEYWEKILNTLDILGEKKRTCIRTTVIRHLNDDILKFVDLYERANVNFIEIKSYMNVGYSRRRLKLEDMLKPEEILELAKILEENSCYKFVDKSSDSRVALLVNENKKINPKIDF; from the coding sequence ATGGAAGAAATTTACCAAATTTTAAGAAAGCAGAGATATCAAATAAAAAACCACACTGCAGTTAAGTTATGTGGTTGGGTGAGGAAATGCCTATTAGAAAATAAAAGATGCTATAAGTCCAAATTTTATGGAATAGAGACACATAGATGCATCCAATGCACACCAGCAGTTGTTTGGTGCCAGCAAAATTGTATATTTTGTTGGAGAGTTTTACCATCTGACATCAATATGCAGGGAAGTTTGAAAGAGCCAAAGTGGGATGAACCAGAGGTTGTCTTTGAACAAATTCTAAAAATGCATAGAACAATGATAATGGGTTATAAAGGAGTTATTGACAGAGTTGGAGAGGAAAAATTTGAAGAAGCATTAAATCCAAGGCATGTTGCAATTTCTCTATCTGGGGAGCCAACGCTATACCCCTACTTAGATGAATTGATAAAAATCTTCCACAAAAATGGTTTTTCAACATTTGTTGTTTCAAATGGGATATTAACAGATGTCATAGAAAAAATAGAACCAACTCAACTTTATGTTTCATTAGACGCGTATGATGTGGAGAGTTATAAAAGAATTTGTAGGGGAAAAGAGGAGTATTGGGAAAAAATATTAAATACATTAGATATTTTGGGAGAGAAGAAAAGAACATGCATTAGGACAACCGTAATAAGGCATTTGAATGATGACATTTTGAAGTTTGTGGATTTGTATGAGAGAGCTAATGTCAATTTTATTGAAATAAAATCTTATATGAATGTTGGTTATTCAAGGAGAAGGTTAAAGTTAGAGGATATGCTTAAACCTGAAGAAATATTAGAATTGGCAAAGATTTTAGAGGAAAATAGTTGCTATAAATTCGTGGATAAATCTTCCGATAGTAGAGTTGCATTGTTAGTGAATGAAAATAAAAAGATAAATCCAAAAATTGATTTTTGA
- a CDS encoding SagB/ThcOx family dehydrogenase — MEIKLPNPKLINIEPVLIKRRSIREYKDEPLTLEELSQLLFACQGITDDYGFRTAPSAGATYPLEIYVSVKNVVGLSKGVYKYIPHSHSLLKVFDGDIGEELATLALNQYFIAEAPVVIIFTAVYERATQRYGKRGIRYVHMEVGYASQNVYLEATALNLGTVAVGAFDDEGIMELMGLEEEYPLLLMPVGRI, encoded by the coding sequence ATGGAAATAAAATTACCTAATCCAAAATTAATTAATATTGAGCCAGTTTTAATAAAAAGAAGGTCTATAAGGGAATACAAAGATGAACCTTTAACATTGGAAGAACTTTCTCAACTCTTATTTGCATGCCAAGGAATAACTGATGATTATGGGTTTAGGACAGCACCATCTGCGGGGGCTACTTACCCATTAGAAATATACGTCTCAGTAAAAAATGTTGTTGGGCTCAGCAAAGGAGTTTATAAATACATTCCGCATTCCCATTCATTATTAAAAGTTTTTGATGGAGATATTGGTGAAGAATTGGCTACATTGGCTTTAAATCAGTATTTTATTGCCGAGGCACCAGTAGTTATTATATTTACTGCGGTTTATGAAAGAGCTACGCAGAGGTATGGGAAAAGAGGAATCAGATATGTGCACATGGAAGTTGGCTATGCATCCCAAAATGTATATTTAGAGGCAACTGCATTAAACCTTGGAACTGTCGCAGTTGGAGCATTTGATGATGAGGGTATTATGGAACTTATGGGGTTAGAGGAGGAATACCCACTATTATTAATGCCAGTTGGAAGAATTTAA
- a CDS encoding ZIP family metal transporter yields MLNEAIFVSLLSFVFMLMGELMAYYSVSLKYRYEYEAFSYGFILGVATLVLIPVGHFENSSLYVILGVLFVFLLDKYLAFCPLCKKYCEECGVNYMQVKLLYPISFFIHTFIDGLIIAMGFIGHLGLLLYLAILLHKLPAGFVLLSPLKSIYKNPLLIGVIVSFGTVLGTIVGLLLFSNIPIKPLISISGGVFIATFLLLASHVYEHAPEKVINPLILGFLLVGLLSLLRHHH; encoded by the coding sequence ATGTTAAACGAGGCAATTTTTGTATCGTTATTAAGTTTTGTGTTTATGCTCATGGGGGAGTTAATGGCCTATTACTCTGTTTCCTTAAAATATAGGTATGAGTATGAGGCATTTTCTTATGGGTTTATACTTGGAGTGGCAACGCTTGTTTTAATCCCAGTTGGACATTTCGAAAATTCATCACTATACGTTATTTTGGGTGTTCTATTTGTTTTCTTATTGGATAAATACCTTGCATTTTGTCCATTATGTAAGAAATACTGTGAGGAATGTGGAGTTAATTATATGCAAGTAAAACTACTCTACCCCATCTCATTCTTTATACACACGTTTATAGATGGTCTAATTATTGCTATGGGTTTTATTGGACATCTTGGACTTTTATTGTATCTTGCTATTTTACTCCACAAATTGCCAGCAGGGTTCGTCTTACTTTCCCCACTAAAATCCATCTATAAAAATCCATTACTTATAGGGGTCATTGTATCCTTTGGAACCGTGCTTGGGACAATTGTAGGGTTGTTATTGTTTTCCAATATTCCTATTAAACCGCTCATTTCAATCTCTGGGGGAGTTTTTATAGCAACGTTCTTGCTATTGGCATCACACGTCTATGAACATGCTCCAGAAAAGGTTATTAACCCATTGATACTTGGATTCTTACTCGTGGGGCTTTTAAGTTTGTTAAGGCATCATCATTAA
- the pyrF gene encoding orotidine-5'-phosphate decarboxylase: MVKLMLALDVMDKDKALKIARETSEYVDAIKIGYPLVLATNLKIVKEIKELSNKEVICDFKVADIPSTNEKIAKLTLQYADGIICHGFVGEDSIRAIQNVAKENNKKVIMVTEMSHPGAVMFMQPIANELAKLAKKLGVDGVVAPSTRPERLKEIKEIVGEIPIVSPGIGAQGGDLEKVLEILSDNDYIIVGRSIYNSENPKESAKMYKEKLKNRE, translated from the coding sequence ATGGTAAAGTTGATGCTTGCTCTCGATGTTATGGATAAAGATAAGGCATTAAAAATAGCAAGAGAAACATCAGAATATGTTGATGCAATTAAGATAGGTTATCCTCTCGTATTGGCAACAAACCTAAAAATTGTTAAAGAAATAAAAGAACTAAGCAATAAAGAGGTAATATGTGATTTCAAAGTTGCAGACATACCTTCAACAAATGAAAAAATTGCAAAATTAACATTGCAATATGCAGATGGAATAATATGCCATGGTTTTGTTGGGGAAGATAGCATTAGAGCGATTCAAAATGTCGCAAAGGAAAATAATAAAAAAGTTATAATGGTTACTGAAATGTCCCATCCTGGGGCAGTTATGTTCATGCAGCCAATTGCTAATGAACTTGCAAAATTGGCTAAGAAGTTAGGTGTTGATGGCGTTGTTGCTCCATCAACAAGGCCAGAGAGATTAAAGGAGATAAAAGAAATTGTTGGAGAAATCCCAATAGTCTCTCCAGGCATTGGAGCGCAGGGTGGGGATTTAGAAAAGGTTTTGGAGATTTTGTCTGATAATGATTACATAATTGTTGGAAGAAGCATATATAATAGTGAGAACCCAAAGGAAAGTGCAAAGATGTATAAGGAAAAATTAAAAAATAGAGAATAA
- the eif1A gene encoding translation initiation factor eIF-1A, with translation MQQQEQPIRVRIPKPEENEILGIVEQMLGASRVRVRCMDGKTRLGRIPGKLKKRIWIREGDVVIVVPWEVQGDEKCDIVWRYTKTQVEWLTKHGYLNQLL, from the coding sequence GTGCAACAACAAGAACAACCAATAAGAGTAAGAATCCCAAAACCAGAAGAAAATGAGATTTTGGGGATAGTAGAGCAAATGCTTGGAGCAAGTAGGGTTAGAGTAAGATGCATGGATGGAAAAACAAGATTAGGGAGAATCCCAGGTAAGTTAAAGAAAAGAATTTGGATTAGAGAAGGTGATGTTGTAATTGTGGTACCTTGGGAAGTTCAAGGAGACGAGAAGTGTGATATTGTTTGGAGATACACAAAAACCCAAGTTGAGTGGTTAACAAAGCATGGTTATTTAAACCAATTGCTATAA
- a CDS encoding ATP-binding protein, which produces MNLFNREKEMKEILSIIEFEPNFIYFIYGPINSGKTALINEIINNRLDKDRYVVFYFDLREIFISKYDDFIEVLFEEYEEDKNPIELVKDLIKDSPILFGIPTPKNTLETLLSKKGPKNVFKYITNILMKIKESGKQPIIILDELQKIGDLKINGFLIYELFNYFISLTKHKHLCHVFCLSSDSLFIEKVYNEAILNGRAKYLLVDDFDKETSFKFMDFLSERVLNKKLSNEEKELIYSHVGGKLVDIIYIIQELKNKNLEEILDYLLKDAKQKLKYFLEDVKEENEELYNKVLESLKIFKENYEVEDITINKKVREFLVKKNILFLNPIEGTLRPQSFLIWNGIKKIL; this is translated from the coding sequence ATGAATCTCTTTAATAGAGAAAAAGAAATGAAAGAAATTCTGTCAATTATTGAATTTGAGCCAAATTTTATTTATTTTATTTATGGTCCTATAAATAGTGGAAAGACTGCTTTAATTAATGAGATAATTAACAACAGATTAGATAAAGATAGATACGTTGTGTTTTACTTTGATTTGAGAGAAATTTTTATCTCTAAATATGATGATTTTATTGAGGTTTTGTTTGAGGAGTATGAAGAGGATAAAAATCCAATTGAATTAGTTAAGGACTTAATTAAAGACTCTCCTATACTCTTTGGAATTCCTACACCAAAAAATACGTTAGAAACTTTGTTAAGCAAAAAGGGACCTAAAAATGTCTTCAAGTATATAACAAACATCTTAATGAAAATAAAAGAGAGTGGTAAGCAGCCTATAATTATTTTAGATGAACTTCAGAAGATTGGAGATTTAAAAATAAATGGCTTCTTAATTTATGAATTATTTAATTATTTCATAAGCTTAACCAAGCATAAACATCTCTGCCATGTATTCTGCTTAAGTTCAGATAGCCTGTTTATAGAGAAAGTTTATAACGAGGCAATACTAAACGGAAGAGCTAAGTACCTCTTAGTCGATGATTTTGATAAAGAAACTTCTTTTAAATTCATGGACTTTTTATCTGAAAGGGTTTTGAATAAAAAACTCTCTAATGAAGAGAAAGAGCTAATTTATAGCCATGTAGGGGGGAAGTTAGTTGATATAATTTATATAATTCAAGAGCTCAAGAATAAAAACTTAGAGGAAATTTTAGATTACCTGCTTAAAGATGCCAAACAAAAATTAAAATACTTCTTAGAAGATGTTAAAGAGGAAAATGAAGAACTTTATAATAAAGTTTTAGAATCTTTAAAAATATTTAAAGAAAACTATGAAGTTGAAGATATAACAATAAATAAAAAAGTTAGAGAATTTTTAGTTAAGAAAAACATCTTATTTTTAAACCCTATTGAGGGAACTTTAAGACCACAGAGTTTTTTGATTTGGAATGGGATAAAGAAAATTTTATAG
- a CDS encoding mannose-1-phosphate guanylyltransferase/mannose-6-phosphate isomerase produces MKSVILAGGSGTRLFPLSREYFPKQFIKLRGFDKSLFQMTLDRALNLTKPKDILIVTNERHKFLVMNEVENYNIPENNILLEPEGKNTLPAIYYAVKDLNDIVAVFPSDHLILEEDELIETIKEGQKLTKNYLITFGVKPNKPHTGYGYIKPGEKLEIGYKADEFKEKPNLDLAIEYIKNGYLWNSGMFLFDSELFKEEVKKYCPEVYEAFKLNDIKDIYELAPNISIDYGVLEKSNKVAVIPLNITWSDLGSFDALYDIFDKDENGNILNEDVKYINSKNNFVYSSSKKLITLLDINDLIVVDTKDSLVICKRGSSEKIKDLVKTLKKENDERILYHKKVFRPWGYYEVLEEGMFYKVKKITVYPKKRLSLQMHYHRSEHWIVVKGMAKVVIEGKEFFVRPGESVFVKSGEKHRLENPGKIPLEVIEIQVGEYLEEDDIVRFDDDWRR; encoded by the coding sequence ATGAAATCAGTAATTCTTGCAGGGGGTTCAGGAACTAGGCTGTTCCCACTAAGTAGAGAATATTTTCCTAAGCAGTTTATAAAACTTAGAGGTTTTGATAAGTCTCTTTTTCAGATGACATTGGATAGAGCTTTAAACCTTACTAAACCAAAGGATATATTGATAGTTACAAATGAAAGGCATAAATTTTTGGTCATGAATGAGGTTGAAAATTACAACATCCCAGAAAATAACATTCTCTTAGAGCCTGAAGGAAAAAACACCTTGCCGGCTATATACTATGCAGTCAAAGATTTAAATGATATTGTGGCAGTGTTCCCTTCAGACCATTTAATATTGGAAGAAGATGAGTTAATTGAAACCATTAAAGAAGGACAAAAATTAACTAAAAACTACCTAATAACATTTGGTGTTAAGCCAAATAAACCACATACTGGTTATGGTTATATAAAGCCTGGAGAAAAGTTAGAGATTGGTTACAAAGCAGATGAATTTAAAGAAAAACCCAACTTAGATTTGGCTATAGAGTATATAAAAAATGGTTATTTGTGGAACTCTGGAATGTTTTTATTTGATAGTGAGTTATTTAAAGAAGAGGTTAAAAAATATTGCCCTGAGGTTTATGAGGCGTTTAAATTAAATGATATAAAAGATATTTATGAATTAGCCCCTAATATTTCAATAGATTATGGAGTTTTAGAAAAATCCAACAAAGTAGCAGTTATTCCTCTAAATATTACTTGGAGTGATTTAGGAAGTTTTGATGCTTTATATGATATATTTGATAAAGATGAAAATGGAAATATACTAAATGAAGACGTAAAATACATAAATTCTAAGAATAATTTTGTATACTCAAGTAGTAAAAAACTAATAACCTTATTAGATATTAATGATTTAATTGTTGTGGACACAAAAGATAGTTTGGTTATATGTAAAAGAGGCAGTAGTGAGAAAATAAAAGATCTTGTTAAAACTTTAAAAAAGGAAAATGATGAAAGAATATTATATCATAAAAAGGTCTTTAGGCCTTGGGGATATTATGAAGTCTTAGAGGAAGGGATGTTTTATAAAGTTAAGAAAATAACTGTTTATCCTAAAAAGAGATTATCTCTACAGATGCATTATCATAGGAGTGAGCATTGGATTGTTGTTAAAGGAATGGCTAAAGTTGTTATTGAAGGTAAAGAGTTCTTTGTTAGACCTGGAGAAAGTGTTTTTGTTAAAAGTGGAGAAAAACATAGGTTGGAGAATCCTGGAAAGATACCTTTGGAAGTTATAGAAATTCAAGTTGGAGAATATTTAGAGGAAGATGACATTGTTAGGTTTGATGATGATTGGAGGAGATAA